Below is a window of Salvelinus alpinus chromosome 5, SLU_Salpinus.1, whole genome shotgun sequence DNA.
gactcaaattatgtcatttagcctatcagaagcttctaaagccatgatatcattttctggaattgtccaagctgtttaaaggcacagtcaacttagtgcatgtaaacctctgacccactggaattgtgatacagtgaataataagtgaaataatctgtctgtaagcaattgttggaaaaattacttgtgtcatgcacaaagtagatgtcttaaccgacttgccaaaactatagtttgttaacaagaaattcgtcgagtggttgaaaaacgagttaatgactccaatctaggtgtatgtaaacttgcaaCTTAAACTGTATGTTGTCTGTAAATTGCTTTGGATTAAAATGGCTGCTAAATGACTATATATTAAACAAATATCAGCCAGTGTTCTATCTATGTTTGTGATGGAACATCTCCAGGAAAAACTACAACTCACCTGAGGTAATCATAGAGGCCGTACATGGGCAGGAAGTCCACGTCTGCCAGGAACACATAGGGTGTGTTGGCGTTCCTCAGGGCCACATTTCTCACCAGGTTGACGGGGTAGAACTGTCCCTCCTTGTAAACGATATGGTAGCCCACGTTCTTACGGTTCTTCAGCACCTCGGAGGCCTGGGCGTAACGCAGGAACTGTTGGGCCTCAGCGTCTGACATGTACAGGGCCAGGCTGATAGGTCCTTCCCAGTGCTTACATATGGCCTCCAGCATCTGTAACCTGAGAAATAGAGATGACATAAAATAGAGTATTAGAGATAGAgatgttttgtacataatgacaATAAAAGCAGTGGTGGAAGTAGAGAAGAAAaatggggaggagggggaagaggaagagaaagtagAGAAAAAAGCAAAATACAATCATATTTGTAGAGAGTTGCACTCATTAGCCATATCGTAATAATGAATTAATGCTTACATCCCCAACAACTAGTGAACCAAATGCCAGTAGGGTCAGAGCTATAAGGTGAGTTTTTACCTGTCCATGGAGAGCTGTGCGACCAGCGTGACGTCTGTGTCATCCCCGGCGGGCGTGTACTCGTACTGCAGGAAGTAGAGGTGCACGCGGTGCACTGTGATTCGCTCCCGCCGGAAGTCATAACACTGGTCGTCTTCATCCAGCTCCTCCAGAGCTCCTTGTAActggagagggatggacagagggaggtCAAAACCAATGTTTAGACTGTAAATATTCCCTCTAATAGGCTAACATGGTTTCATGACACCATGCAGTCAGAGGTGACGAGACCATGCGGCACTGTACACTCTGTTGTTTTCTGGCTGGATGTCCATGGGTATCATAGTATAGTGAATAAAGGTATGGTGAATATTAAAACCTCCTTGAGGTGGTAGGGAGTGGTTTGTTAAATGTTATACAATGGGTGGTCCTAatcttgaatgctgattggttaaagccGAATTCCAGACGGTgtttattccacaagttaccaccggctcaatctatgatgttaaaatgcccatttactctgttccatctggctgcacaatccactgtctcatcagcccagccaggcaatttatgaacttgatctccactataaataGCATCTAAAcattctcacatttcttttagactaacatttagttttcaacagcggagatttgtatagaccttgctgtctgtctctccgacatttgcaacattgtttcaattttcaaattcgatctccagctgtcccatagtaatgaacgtgtcgggagtcagtacgagagacaggcaggcagcgctTCTCAGCCAGTCgtaatcatgaatcagctggcataattttttgGGGTCTAtccaaagaaatgtcaatagaaagcAGGTAAAACTAATGGAAGTGCAGCTAgttcagtctttccagcttcagtttgaagggagtgtgttagctgtgttgttggctagctcctctgaacaacagtgtcctggcaAGAGAGCACaatttctatgccaggtgaaatcaatCACGCCTCAGTATGAAGTGAATCTACAAAAAAGTTAATTGATGCCTATTAATCCTTCTGCAAACTTATTTTAGTTGTGTGCCTTTAAGAGTGACTACACAGATTTAAATGTGGGTCACAAACAATTTAAAAGATCGATATAAAGCCAATTTCCCTCCCTTGATACTCTGCCTGAAACAGGATCTTGAACACTGGGATTAACTTTCTTTTCTTTGGGCGGTATAATTAACATTGTTAAAATTAATGTATTACGTTTTTATAGTTATTTATCTTGGAGATCTCATCCTGTGGCCCCACCTCCTTAGCTGCCTTACTCTGCTCAAGACTTGCATTAGCTGAGCTTGTTTCCTAATACACGAAAAACCCTATTGTGAATCATTCTTCAAAAATCTGGAAACAGTTCAGGCGATCGTTTGGTCTCAGTGAATTTTCAACTTCTGCCCCATTATTAAACAACCATACATTATCTCCATCATTATTAGACCGTGCATTTCATATCTGGTCTGGAAAAGGGGATCTCCTCACTGAACGACTTGTACATTGATATGGATTTTGCATCTTTTGAACAGTtagtacaaaaaatatatattccgaGATCCCATTTCTTTAGATAACTGCAATTGCGTAGTTTTGTATCTTCATACTCTAGTCACTTGCCACCACGCCCTCTACCTTCCTTCTAGATTATATTTTTAAAGTGAACTGTTATAAAGGGGGCATACACTTGATCTATAAGTTATTAAATGCGCACAATCTGGATTCCATGGACTCTTAAACACCACCtatacgggatcggtgtccccccgccgcgggacggttgagctaatgtaggctagtgtgattagcatgagattgtaagtaacaaaaaaaatcccaggacatagacatatctgatatgggcagaacgcTTAAATtactgttaatctaactgcactgtccaatttacagtagctattacagtgaaagaataccatgctattgtttgaggagagtgcacaattataaacttgaaaatgtattaataaaccacttaggcacatttgggcagtcttgatacaacattttgaacagatatgcaattgtgcattggatcagtctaacattttgcacatacactgctaccatctagtggccaacatttaaattgtgcctgggctggaataatacattatggcctttctcttgcttttcaaagatgatggtaaaaaaaatacatgtttttctctttgcattatcttttaccagatttaGTGTTATatttcctacattaatttcacatttccacaaacttcaaagtgtttcctttcaaatggtatcaagaatatgcatatccttgcttcaggtcctgagctacaggtagatttgggcatgtcattttaggtgtaaattgaaaaaaaaggggcggatccttaagagattACCAATGGGTTGAAGATTTAAGTGAACAACTTTCAGAAGAATCTTGGCAGAGTATGCTTCAGAGAAAACATTCTTCATCTATATGTCTAAGACATGCTGTAATACAATTTTAAATAGTTCATCGGCTGCACTGGTCAAATGCAAAATTATCCAAGATAAGACCAGAAATGTATCCCAATTGTGACTGATGTAAGCAGGCTCCTGCTACTTCATTACACATTTTGGACATGTCCGAAATGGACAGATTTCTGGATATCAATTTGAGACATTTTCTAATATACTGGAGAGACCTACAGAACCTTCTACCTTTATTGCATTATttggagtggcaccacaggaggcccctctaaacagttttGGGCAACATTTACTACTCTCCTAGCTAGACGTCTTATACTATAAGTGGAAATTTCGATTTCCTTCTACTTTTAACCATTGGACAAAGGAagttaagcaacatctcaagctAGAGAAAATATGCTACTCCGTTAAGGAATCTGCAATTACATTTTATAATATAACTTTTCCTATCAATTGTGGAAGACAGCTAATTTTACAACTCCATAAACAATCCAGAAGATGTataattatttttactatttatttACTTTGTCTTATAATATCTTTGTATTTTTTAACTAATTGATTATATTACTCATTGTATATCATGCCTGCTTTAAGTCTCATTGTTatgatgtatccaaataaatgtcactagaaaacaccTTAAACACATGCAAATTaagctactttgttgttattctggctgcactggccttagttggctagctagcaagcaaaggaTAAAAACATTGCTAGCCATTAAAGCAATAGAACATTTCAAAATTAACGACTGGATCGCAtccatagatacaaaacaaaaagactgaatgacttGGTCGCGTCTGACAactgaaccgatagaacgaacgaccaggcGGCTTGAGAAGCAACCCTAGATGTGTGTCGGGActgtatcttgtggaaggatgaaatagtataaataaattcatcaaaataatgtttttaattaaaatatgtgactcgtttcaggtaactaggtgtatgtcacgggtcactacttcacaggaaagccatttgaatgtaaacctttttaatcaaaatatatatttttttgaaagaaatgccttctggacCATGTGAACATTAATGTGCCTTAACAGATTTGTATGCtgtctgtaaatacaaatacaattattaaattatgagcctagtttgGTTTAGCCAAAGAAAAAGTAGGCAACCCTCTCACTAGCCATgactggctgagataatgagtgggttggacatgccgagagatgagtccggattggtctgccatatagcccgcttctgtctatttgagctggtcagtatttgTAGGTAATCCTGTCCAAGACAACTTTTTTTAtgtatcacgtagtagaactgcacaagtgttgctctccactttctggagttttgaaatcagtggaattagagtttgATAGCTAAGGAgctggagaaaacacctgtctccggattacatctttaaACTaaaggcaaccatggcatccgtgataTGGAGAGGCGTCCATCcatgatgtatatgggtaagatagttTAGCTAGGTACATTTtaagatattacacgtttctattTTTGACAGAAAgtagttttcatttcaagttaaattgTACTGtttgctagccagctaacgttagctggctaaagttacatgtatgatcttattatttgtatctcagagccatttgctttgctagttaaagcctaatgttagctagctaacattgaacctggttggttagctacctgaaGATTCATGCAGTgtagtaatgtcatgagttgggattatggttaattgtttagctagctatctacatgTCTTAAAAGACTCCCCTATGCAAGTAATGATTTCAATAGAAAGTCACTGTGACAACTGTTGATAGCTAGAGTggatttaccagctacgtctatctactccgatttcagaacactctcgtctgagtgtgccagagtgcaacTCTGACGGATTTATGAACGCTCATcccccgttgaatatggccggtgtcagtaaacattgtcAAAAAGTgcaaattgttgccagcagcacagttgcagtcaccaacactcttgataacataacagcctaaccagctctgctagggtgttGAGGATATATTGGCGCGGTTTGCCGTAACACCCATGCCAAACACCGGCTTCAAAGGCATCATCACTTAATTATGGTTAAAGTTATGGTAATGTTCTACTCACCCGAACGCTCTCTGAGGTGGCCTGGCTGGGGCAGCCAAACAACTCTCGTCTCAGTAGGTTCCCATCGTACTCAAGGAAGGTAAGATAGAGGTTCCTGAAGAACTCCACATGCTTGTTCTTCACACGAAGTTTCTTAGGAGAGTTCCAATGGATCACCTGACACGGGACATGAACATGTTACAGTACCATGGTGACCGGTAGCCAGATGACTAGATGCAGTACATTCATAAGGAAAGAATTGAGGGATTttgctatagtgtgtgtgtatttcactgCATAGCCCTACCTTGAGGTCAGACACCTCTGTGTAGCACTGTTCGGAGCGTGTGTGGTCAGACAGCTGAACGTTCCAGAAGCAGGGCAGCTGATGCACTAGGACTGGGTTCTGCTTAATGAAAGCATTAAAGATGTCCTGCACACAAGATTACCCACTCACATTAAAGACCTGTGAAATACACtcctagaaaaaagggttccatgtagaaccctctgtgtaaagggtcctacatggaactcaaaagggttctaccaagaacccaAAAGGGCTATTcaaagggttcccctatggggacagccaaagaacccttttagtttctagatagcacctttttttctaagagtgtattatACACACTCATTTTAACATGAAGATCATATAGAACTCTGGCACACAATAGTAAACATTCACATTGACACATCCGCCAAATGTTCATTAGAGATGTCCTACGCACTTACATTACCATCTTCCTCATACACAGTATGCTTTGAGGCATAAGATTACCCTACTGTACATCATGGTTCCCCAACTTTTTTTTGCCCGGGGGTGGTTTTAGTTGGACCACAACAtttttatatatatctttttattgttagacataagactgtaaaaacacaggTCGGGGTGTGATTGTGGGTGGattatctaggggaattatatgtttgttggcctggtgtggtccccaatcagaggcagctgttaatcgttgtctctgattggagatcatatttaggtagccatttcacCATTGTGCcttgtgggatcttgtctgtATGGTTCCCTGTAAGCATTATTctagcgtcacgtttcgtttgttcgtcttgttgtttttgttatttgaAGTTTTCTATTCCGAAATAAAGGacggaaacataccacgctgcatcttggtctactccttatgacgaacgtgacacaaaGTGATTTTTATTCAAGACATCTGTTCCCAAATAtttccacgcataatagagagacacgtgatcgaATACAAATGtgagcaaggtttgaaatgattatgttttagtcaaacatatccgtttgggcttcttgcagtcaatttgcggtctacaaattatttgtaatcatGTTCTGGCACTCTGACCATTCGCtcaagaaaaataaaaaataaaaaatgatctaAAGAGTATCTAATAATATTCTGAATAAAGATAGAATAGAATTTTAGAAAATTTTATAAACAGACCTGGTCCGCCAGCGAGGTACTGAGCATGCTCATTAGCTCTCTCTCGGCGGTCAGCCTCCACATCTGCTCCCAGCCAATCCGTCGCAGCCTCTCCAGGTAGAGCAGGATGACCCCAGTGTTGAAGCCTCGTCCCAGGGCGGGCCAGGGTTTGTGGTTCTTCCACAGGTTCCCCAGGTACCAGTCACTCTGGTTCTCCACCAGACCTATCACCTGCTTGTCTGCAATCACAGCATCACCAATCATAATTTTCCCAGATTTTAAAATGCTGGTAATGAGGTGGAGTCTTCAGACAGATTTTGAACTACTAGATTATCAAATGGTATTTTTGTCCTCGGGGGATTTTTATCACTAAACCAATTAATACATTTTTCAATCACCAGAAATGTTTATCAAGGTCAAAGGTCATACCAGTGAACTTCCTGAAGATGGCCCAGAGCTCAGCGATGTCAGTGGCGAAGGTGATGTCCGTATCCAGGACGATGACCTTTGTGAGGTCAGAGGGCAGCGCCTTGGTTAGGGTCAGCTTCATCAGGCCGTAGATACCTGAGTAGTGCTTGTTAGGTATCCATGACACCTCcgactggaagagaggagaagatggagagagaaagcaagagtgAGGTTGAAGAACTTTAGACCTCACAGAAAATGTTGATTTCAAAAGAAAAGGGAATATAAAGTTGGAAGGTATGAAAAATAATGTAATTAGAAGCAACACCACTGTGGCTCTTTGTCAGGTGTGTAAGGGTATTCTCCTTCCTTTAAATAGCTAACTTGCGCAGACACCCATCTGTTTACTAAGATCCCTTTAGTATAAAAGACCCTTTAAAACCAGAGGTGAACCAAGTGGAGCATTACTACTGTTTACTCTATAGCATCAATCTTGAAAAATATCATCTGTTTTAATACCCAGGATACCCAATGAATACTGAAACCTGCACAACTTTTGGCATGCATCTGGGAAACCATGTCTGATCATTAATTCGTCTTGATTCTGCAGAATGGGATCTGCATAAGTGAATCATTTGCAAATATAATCAGCTCAGAAGATGCAGTGGGGGTAGGGAGACAGAGCCGGGGGGGTAGGGAGACAGAGCCAAGTCATCTTGCAGGTCAATGCAGGTTGGTATGTGAGTTGAGAAACAATGTTACTTTATGAACCCCTTATCAATAGCAAAGAGCCAAAGCTAGACGCACACACCCGCCTGCCCACACACCCACAGAACAAGCACACAACACGCACAAACTATTTTTCGATTTACACAGACACATACTGACTGAGAGGAGAGGCGAGAGGAAAAGGAGTGAGGTGACACATCACTGTTGTAAGAGTAGGGAAAGGGAGGAGAAGGCGAGTGTAAAGAGCATGTAGAACAAGGAAAATTGAATGAGAGCAAGGATGGTCTCTGTGTCAACTGGATTTCTCTTTCTCCTGCCAACTGATTGTTTGGAAAGTGGTGGAATTCCCTTTAATGTCAATGGTTGCTCACAGTGAAGACAAATGATTTCCTGAACACTGATATAAAAGATAGCGCAGACACTCAGGCCCCTGAGGACCTTAGGTGCCCATCACTGAGCTAGAGCTCATCAAAAGAAAATACTGtaaaagtgggggggggggggggggggtatttaccTTGAGTTCGTCTGCGTCATAGAAGCTAACTTGTACAGACGGAACCATCCAGGACTGGAACAGAGAACTCAGGATCTGATTGGCTACTGCGTCTGTGATGAAGTGGAAATGGAGAGGGTTtctcctgagagagagaaagagagagagaaatacatatGCCAAGAGCTACTCAAGTGCTTAATCTCTCTGATTAAGGGCCTGACCTTCCCTAAAGTCACAACTTCCCATGAGTCCAATAATTAATTATCATTTTTACAAGTGGCCTTTGAATTGACATCAGCCTTATTAGTTGAAAATTCATCAAGTAGAATAAACAACTACTGTTGCTATATCCGGTGTAGCTGTAGCTATAGCAGTAGGTGTAGTTGTATGTGAAGCTCTGTTGTGTTACCTGTGGAACAGGATGGACTTGACCAGGGTGACCACATCTCTGCTGGCGTTGTGACCGGCACACACGCACGCTACATGGATCAGCTGCACAGGAGAGCAGAATTAACCACAAGCTATGCCATCAACACTGCTGGGAATATCGATTCCCTATGTTTACCTTTTAGCACTACAGCCATATTACTTATGTCTATGTTAGTTTATCCAAAACACACGAACACCACGGACAGTAGATCTGACATACCAACTTAAAACCAATGACCAAACAGTGAAGCTAAACAAACAGCTAAAAAACCGAGCTGCGCTAAAGTACGTTTCTGATCCTTGGCTCACCTCACACTTCAGTACGGTGGGCGAACGGGGACACTCGGTGTGATTGGCTCTCTCCTCCGCCGTGTTCTCCACATCCTCGGGCCCAGTGTCAGCTGATGCCCCCCATGCCGCATTGCCGTAGTTACCGCCGTCGGCGGGCTGGCCAGCCGTGCCCTGCAAGTGGTTGAGCTGCAAGCGGATCtgcctgttctcctcctccatctcacgcACCCGCGACTCTAGAACCGCCCGCTCTAGAACCCGTGCCTCGGGGGTCTCTGACAGAcagggggacaggaggagagaacgcCCATCTGAAGGGGAGTGGGAGGAaggggaaaaagggggagaggagaattAGGGTTGAATTAAGTCTTTCATTTCTAGAGTTGTATAACACGAGGGAAGAAAGTGTACACTTCACTTGCAGTGTTGAAAAGATAGTATTTCGACTTCTTTATCTCTCATCAACCCACCTCTGTCTGTTTGACACCCTGTCTGAGGAGCAGCTGGCCGACAGAGCTGAAATGTCACACCCTGTTCCTGGTCGCTTAGAGGAAGGTGGGTGAGATAGAAATACTGATATGTAGACAGTCAGACCCAGCACTGATACTGTACAAGGACAGCCTTGTCCTCTAGTGTGGACACAGTAATTCACTGCTTCCTACGGCTATTCCGTAGAGCTGAAGTGAACAGACTGCACTATAACACCCCATCAGT
It encodes the following:
- the LOC139575066 gene encoding xylosyl- and glucuronyltransferase LARGE2s, with amino-acid sequence MHLPFRGRLKLLVASLTAVILLTWLYLLAGNLENGRSLLLSPCLSETPEARVLERAVLESRVREMEEENRQIRLQLNHLQGTAGQPADGGNYGNAAWGASADTGPEDVENTAEERANHTECPRSPTVLKCELIHVACVCAGHNASRDVVTLVKSILFHRRNPLHFHFITDAVANQILSSLFQSWMVPSVQVSFYDADELKSEVSWIPNKHYSGIYGLMKLTLTKALPSDLTKVIVLDTDITFATDIAELWAIFRKFTDKQVIGLVENQSDWYLGNLWKNHKPWPALGRGFNTGVILLYLERLRRIGWEQMWRLTAERELMSMLSTSLADQDIFNAFIKQNPVLVHQLPCFWNVQLSDHTRSEQCYTEVSDLKVIHWNSPKKLRVKNKHVEFFRNLYLTFLEYDGNLLRRELFGCPSQATSESVRLQGALEELDEDDQCYDFRRERITVHRVHLYFLQYEYTPAGDDTDVTLVAQLSMDRLQMLEAICKHWEGPISLALYMSDAEAQQFLRYAQASEVLKNRKNVGYHIVYKEGQFYPVNLVRNVALRNANTPYVFLADVDFLPMYGLYDYLRKSVVQLDMAHTKKALVVPAFETLRYRLSFPKSKAELLSMLDMGTLYTFRYHVWTKGHAPTNYAKWRTATTPYKVEWEADFEPYVVVKRDCPEYDQRFVGFGWNKVSHIMELDAQEYDLMVLPNAFMIHMPHAPSFDISKFRSSPGYRYCLQTLKEEFHQDLSRKYGAAALKYLTAQRNI